Proteins encoded together in one Peribacillus asahii window:
- the sspO gene encoding small acid-soluble spore protein O, whose translation MSKQKAGHPGMNGTDAQKGAAFNAELPVNEPLTEAQKQNNKKRKKNQ comes from the coding sequence ATGTCGAAACAAAAAGCTGGTCATCCTGGGATGAACGGAACAGATGCTCAAAAAGGAGCTGCTTTTAATGCAGAACTTCCTGTCAACGAGCCTCTTACAGAAGCTCAAAAGCAAAATAATAAGAAACGGAAGAAGAATCAATAA